Proteins from a single region of Primulina tabacum isolate GXHZ01 chromosome 5, ASM2559414v2, whole genome shotgun sequence:
- the LOC142547222 gene encoding uncharacterized protein LOC142547222: MTIFHFFNCAILTFGPHAVYYSATPLSEYDTIGTSIKAAVVYLITTLVKLVCLATFLKVSESDSFDPYQELMKVMIGFIDVAGLYFALTRLTHRNISQNHKFQAVGLGWAFADAVLHRLAPLWVGARGLEFTWDYILQGLEANANLVLSISLAALGSLMWLRKNKPKPLIPIIYACAGIVATMPSITSYLRLGLGWHFPKIVGFELFISLVMAFISWQLFVACQRSSYKVATA; the protein is encoded by the exons ATGACgatttttcatttcttcaactGTGCAATCCTGACGTTTGGCCCTCACGCCGTTTACTACTCTGCCACTCCCTT ATCTGAGTATGATACGATTGGCACTTCAATTAAAGCAGCTGTTGTTTATCTCATAACAACATTGGTTAAG CTTGTTTGTCTTGCCACATTTCTCAAGGTATCTGAAAGTGACAGTTTTGATCCATATCAG GAATTGATGAAAGTTATGATTGGGTTCATAGATGTTGCTGGACTTTATTTTGCTTTAACAAGGCTGACTCACAGAAATATATCTCAAAATCACAAATTCCAAGCTGTTGGACTTG GTTGGGCCTTTGCCGATGCTGTCCTGCATAGATTGGCACCTCTTTGGGTCGGTGCCAGAGGCTTAGAATTTACTTGGGACTACATTTTGCAGGGTCTTGAAGCTAATGCCAATCTG GTGTTGAGTATATCACTTGCAGCATTAGGCTCTTTGATGTGGCTTCGGAAAAACAAGCCCAAGCCTTTGATTCCTATTATATACGCATGTGCAGGGATTGTTGCCACAATGCCATCAATCACGAG CTATCTGAGACTAGGCCTGGGATGGCACTTCCCCAAGATAGTAGGATTCGAGCTGTTCATTTCTTTGGTTATGGCTTTCATCAGCTGGCAGCTATTTGTTGCCTGCCAGAGATCTAGTTACAAGGTCGCGACCGCATGA